One Candidatus Aminicenantes bacterium genomic window, CCAGCTCCAGCCGATCGCCGCCGGCCAAGCTGTCCGACATGGCCACGCTCTCGAACCCGGCGTTGCTGATGAGCCCGGCCCGATTGCCGGCCGCGAACCGGCCGCCGAGCGAATGGAGGGCGGAAACATAGCCGTCGAAGTCAGCCAGGGTCTCGGTCACGAGGACGCCGGCGTCCTCCAGGACGGCCCGGCAGACGCCGTACTCGCCCGCGACCGAGGCGGTGTGCCCGGCCGTGGCCAGACGGCCCTCGGGGGTGCGCCCGCCTTTATAGGCGACGATGTAGCGTCCGGGCGTCTTCAGAATCTCGCGGGCCGCCCGGGCCGTCAGGTACCCGTCGCCCGGCTTGAACCCTTCGACATAAACGGCGAAGATCCGGGCCGCGGGCTCGTCTTTGAGGTAGGCCAGATAGTCGGAGATCCGCAGGTCGATTTGGTTTCCTAGGGAGACGGCGTAGAGCGGACCGAGGCGGTCCATCTGGCTGATGCGGCAGATCATGAAGGCGCCGCTCTGGCTGACGTAGACAAGCTCGGGCTTGTCGGAGGGAGGGAAGCGGAGCTTGTGCTCGGGGATGAACGTCGTGTCATAGCGGCCGGGCTTGGAGTAGATGCCCAGGCAGTTGCCGCCGTTGACGACCGGGGTCGTCAGGCCCTTAGCCCGGCCTTCGGCGATGAGCGCCTGGATGCGTCCCTCGATCGACTGCGTCCCCTGCTTCTCGCCCATGCCCCCGGCGATGATGATGACCGAGCGGGCCTTGCCGTGGGCGATCAGATCCCGCATCACCCCCTCACACTGCTCGGCTCCAAGCGTCAGAACGAAGAGGTCCACCGTCTCCGGCAGATCGGCCACGGCCGGGACGCAGCGGCAGCCATCGATCTCCGCCACACCCGGCTTGACGACATAAACGCGCTCCCGATCGAACCCCATCTTGAGGATGTTGCGCAGGATGACCCGGCCCATGTTCATCCGGTCGGAAACGCCGATGACGGCCGCCGAGGATGGCTTGAGCAGAGGTTCGAGACCCGCCACCGGCCGCGTCTCGACATCGACATGGGCCCGGCTGAAGCGGCACAGCCCGTCCAGCGGAACCAGAATCCCGTGGCGGACGACGAGCGGGTTGACCTCGGCCTCTTCGATGACGAAGCCGCCGCCGCGGACGAACGGCGAGTAATGCGCGGCCAGGTCCAGGATCGCGGCAACCGTCCCCGTGAGCGCGGTCTCGGTCAGCGGGGCGGGGCGGCCGCGGAACGGCTTGACCAGCTTGTCGCGGACGGCCAGGGGGCGGAGGTGGGCCGCCAGCGCCTTCCGGCCCAGCAGGTGGGCGGAGGCCATGGATACGGCCCGGCCTTCCTTGAGGCGCTCGTTGAGGTACTCGACCTCCACGCCTCCCGCGCCCAGCGAGACGATCGGGCCGAACTCGCGGGTATTGCGGAGGCCGAGCAGAAGCTCCTGCCCGAAGCCGAACGATTCGAACTCGACTCTCTCGCAGACCAGAACGCCCCGGATATCGGCCGCCACGGCCTCGGGGGAGAGCGAGGCGGCTTCGGCCGGGCTCTTCGTCCGAAGCCAGTCCAGGTATCGGCCCGGAACGTCGCGAAGCATGGCTTTCAAGGCTGCGTTCACGGCGGTCGCGCTCTTCTTGACGAAGGCGACGCCGCCGACATCGGTCTTGTGCTGGATCAGGGGGGCTGTGATCTTCAGAACGACTTTTTCGGACTTGAAGCCCGCCAGGTCCTTGGCCATGGCCCGGCGCCCGGCCGGGAGGAAGAGGGTCTTCGGCACTCGCAGGCCGCAGGCCCGCAGCATCCGGTAGACCTCGTGCTCGAAGAGCGACGAGCGCCCGTCCGTCTCGGCCGCGGCGAAGATCCGATCGATGGTCTTGAAATCGATGGCCATGGGATCAGGCCGAGGCTTGCCGGCCCAGCTCGAAGGCTTTCAGGTTGGCCTCCAGAATCTTCTCGCCCCGCCGCTCGAAAAGCACCCGGACGAACTCGCGCAGGGTTTCCTCGCGGGGCAAAAGGTAGCGGGCGGCGGCTCCCAGCATGACTGTGTTCTGAGCCCGGCCGGAGCCGGCCTCCTTGGCCAGGGCGTCGCTGTCGACGACGACGCTGCCGGGCAGGACCTTGATCCGGCGAAGCAGGTCGGCCTGGTCGGGATAGTCCGGGATGTTGATGAAGGGGGCGCTGCTGGTGACGATCCGGCCGTCGGGCTTGAGGTAATCGAGATACCGCAGGGCTTCCAAGGGCTCGACGCTCAGGATCAGATCGGCCCCGCCGCGGGGGATGAGGTCGCTCCAGATCCGCGCTTCGGACAGCCGCAGATGGGAGGTCACCGCGCCGCCCCGCTGGGCCATGCCGTGGACCTCGGCCTGCTTGACGTGAAAGCCCTCTTTCAGGGCGGCGCTG contains:
- a CDS encoding acetate--CoA ligase family protein, yielding MAIDFKTIDRIFAAAETDGRSSLFEHEVYRMLRACGLRVPKTLFLPAGRRAMAKDLAGFKSEKVVLKITAPLIQHKTDVGGVAFVKKSATAVNAALKAMLRDVPGRYLDWLRTKSPAEAASLSPEAVAADIRGVLVCERVEFESFGFGQELLLGLRNTREFGPIVSLGAGGVEVEYLNERLKEGRAVSMASAHLLGRKALAAHLRPLAVRDKLVKPFRGRPAPLTETALTGTVAAILDLAAHYSPFVRGGGFVIEEAEVNPLVVRHGILVPLDGLCRFSRAHVDVETRPVAGLEPLLKPSSAAVIGVSDRMNMGRVILRNILKMGFDRERVYVVKPGVAEIDGCRCVPAVADLPETVDLFVLTLGAEQCEGVMRDLIAHGKARSVIIIAGGMGEKQGTQSIEGRIQALIAEGRAKGLTTPVVNGGNCLGIYSKPGRYDTTFIPEHKLRFPPSDKPELVYVSQSGAFMICRISQMDRLGPLYAVSLGNQIDLRISDYLAYLKDEPAARIFAVYVEGFKPGDGYLTARAAREILKTPGRYIVAYKGGRTPEGRLATAGHTASVAGEYGVCRAVLEDAGVLVTETLADFDGYVSALHSLGGRFAAGNRAGLISNAGFESVAMSDSLAGGDRLELAVFSEATKKRLGELLAPAGIDKLQDVKNPMDTTPAANDEAFCECARAIMDDPGVDCGVISPVPMTQNMQTLAPGPGYAESIEALGSTPLRLIEIYRACRKPLVVNVDAGRPYDPMARMLEAAGVPVFRRSDEAVKFLRRLAALQARLKALYGREG
- a CDS encoding indolepyruvate oxidoreductase subunit beta, which produces MSDTRKQDIILAGVGGQGILSIAFVIDSAALKEGFHVKQAEVHGMAQRGGAVTSHLRLSEARIWSDLIPRGGADLILSVEPLEALRYLDYLKPDGRIVTSSAPFINIPDYPDQADLLRRIKVLPGSVVVDSDALAKEAGSGRAQNTVMLGAAARYLLPREETLREFVRVLFERRGEKILEANLKAFELGRQASA